The region ACCACGGCAAGGACATGGCGCCCCTGGGAGCGCCGAGCGCCAGCTCGGCATTCTTCTGTCGTCTGCCGCGCCCGCGCTCCGGAGGACGCGTGCCCCCACCGGTCGTTGGAGTGCAGGCTTCCCGCCCACCCGTGTGAGACCGACGCCCCCGCTCCTCCTCGTGTGGGATCGGCGCACCCGCCGGTCAGGTTCCCGTGCACGGTGTGCACGCGGCAAATATCCCCACCCGCTCTTGGGACATCCCCGCCTGGGGCATACCAGCCTTTACAGCGCCAACAGTGCGTAATACAACAGTCTTTACAGCGCCTTCGGCGCTGAAGAGGGGGAGGCTGTAACCTGAAGGTATGTTTCGCGCCGTTGGCGCTTCAGCTTGCGCCGGCCGCGTTGGCAGGGTCATCATGTCTCGATGTAAACCGTCGGTTATGACGATGGATACCTATGACCGGAGGTGTGCCGTGCTGTGTTTGGGACTGGTTGGCGCAGGGAATTTCGCCGCGAAACATTTTGCCGCGCTGCAAACGCTGCCGGAACGCGCCGAGGTTACCCTTATCGCACGCGGCCGGGTCGAAGAGCCATTCGCGCCAGCCCCCAAGGTCCCTGTTGTGAGGTTTGAAGCGCTGGCGGCGGATCCATCCATCGGCGCCATCGTCATTTCGTCGCCGAATTACCTGCACCGTCGTCATGCCGAGGCCGCGCTCGATACGGGCAAACATGTGTTCTGCGAGAAGCCGCTCGCGCTGTCCCTGGACGATGCCGACGCCCTAATGGAGGCCGCCCGCCGCACCGGGCGCGTCCTGATGGTGGGACATCTGACCCGTCACATGCCCCTCTATGCCGTGGCGGTGGAAATCGTGCAGTCCGGACGATTGGGAGACGTGCGCGCCCTTCACGCAACACGGTGGCAGACTCGCGACAAGGCCCTCGAATGGCGCATGCGGCCCGAGCAGGGCGGCGGCGCGCCCTTCGACCTTCTGCTCCACGACTACGACCTCGTGCAATGGCTCTGCGGCGCGCCTCACGGCGTTACGGCGATCGGGCAAAAGCACGCGCTGGGCGCATATGAGCGCGTTACGGCGTCGTTCGCGTGCCCAAACGAGGTACTGGCAACTGTCGACGGCGGGTTTGTATTGCCTTCGGGCGCGTCTATGACGTCGTCGCTGCGTATCGTTGGGAGCGAAGGCGAGCTCTACCTCGAAACGCCTGGGGAAGAGCCTATTCGCATCCGGATGCATGGCGGCGAGCCCGAGACCATTCCCATCGACCCCGAGCGGCTGGGTGTGGACGGTCTGCGCACCGAGTTCCTCGAGTTCTTCGACACCGTCGCCGGCCGCCCGTGGAACCGGTTGTTGCTCGAAGACGCGCGCAACGCAGTCGCAATGGCCTCTGCATCGCTCCAAGCCGCCCAGTGCGGCCGCGCGGTCACGATTGTGGAATAGGGGAAGGTGGGAATGACGACATACTACCGGGTCATCGACATCACGGAATACCCTCTGGGCACTATCTGGCGGAACGTCAACGGGCAGCTAGGCCTATTCCTGAATCTGGCGGTAAGGAGGCTTCTGAGGAGGCCATTTCCCCCAAGTGCGGGCGAGCGGCGGCCAGAGACGCCCCTCCTCGTTGAGAGGGCGGACTTCCCGGCCGAGGCGCTAGAGGCGATGGAACAGCGCGCGGCTGAGTGTCGTGAGCTCGGATTGGGGTTGGCCCTGTGCTCGAAGGGCGCCGGTTTCATCGGATTCAAGCGCACCTATGGCATGACTTATCTTGACCACAGCAAGACCACAGCAGTGGTTATCCTTTGGCTGCAGATGCGGATCCGGGCCCAGGAAATGGCTTCTCTCAAGGTGATCTGTTCATCCCACCTTGAGGACGGACGGATTTTGTCGACAGTGACCTGCGCGCCGGGTTGGCTGGGCAAGATATCCCTGCCGCATGTCCATGAAGAATCCGTTCCCACGAAAACGCCTCTGCGCGATATCCTCGCTGCCCATACGCGAAGACTCG is a window of Candidatus Hydrogenedentota bacterium DNA encoding:
- a CDS encoding Gfo/Idh/MocA family oxidoreductase yields the protein MSRCKPSVMTMDTYDRRCAVLCLGLVGAGNFAAKHFAALQTLPERAEVTLIARGRVEEPFAPAPKVPVVRFEALAADPSIGAIVISSPNYLHRRHAEAALDTGKHVFCEKPLALSLDDADALMEAARRTGRVLMVGHLTRHMPLYAVAVEIVQSGRLGDVRALHATRWQTRDKALEWRMRPEQGGGAPFDLLLHDYDLVQWLCGAPHGVTAIGQKHALGAYERVTASFACPNEVLATVDGGFVLPSGASMTSSLRIVGSEGELYLETPGEEPIRIRMHGGEPETIPIDPERLGVDGLRTEFLEFFDTVAGRPWNRLLLEDARNAVAMASASLQAAQCGRAVTIVE